The proteins below come from a single Candidatus Binataceae bacterium genomic window:
- a CDS encoding acyl-CoA dehydrogenase family protein codes for MIDFEIDPQTQKRIDLFHTVAEQMMRPISREYDEREHEKPWDFLNAMWAASTAPGGDPMGGGDASGQGAVKLRNVYTVATTEELCWGDAGLFLSIPNAGLGGAAVMAAGTPEQKQRFLSPFRGGKPKWGAMAITEPGCGSDSAAVTTTANRDGDHWVLNGNKIFCTSGWMAVEKSEGFVVVWATVDKSAGRPGIKPFIVEHGTPGMSVARLEKKLGIRVSDTAALVFDNCRVPADHLLGSPEVRREGGGFKDVMATFDATRPIVAAMAIGVGRAALDFVREFLAEQKVEIRYGLSPRRLSTVERDFMEMEVQLKAARLLTWRAAWMLDMGMRNSLEASMAKAKAGLAVTQITQKAVELLGPLGYSRRYLVEKWMRDAKINDIFEGTQQINMIIVARRILEYSSKELN; via the coding sequence ATGATCGATTTCGAAATCGACCCGCAGACCCAAAAGCGCATCGACCTTTTCCATACGGTGGCCGAGCAGATGATGCGGCCGATCTCGCGCGAGTACGACGAACGCGAGCACGAGAAGCCGTGGGACTTCCTGAACGCGATGTGGGCCGCAAGCACCGCACCCGGCGGAGATCCGATGGGCGGCGGCGACGCGAGCGGGCAGGGCGCCGTGAAGCTGCGCAACGTCTATACCGTCGCGACCACGGAGGAGCTGTGCTGGGGCGACGCCGGACTGTTCCTGTCAATTCCGAACGCCGGCCTTGGCGGCGCGGCGGTGATGGCGGCGGGCACTCCGGAACAGAAGCAGCGCTTTCTCTCGCCTTTTCGCGGCGGCAAACCCAAGTGGGGCGCGATGGCTATCACCGAGCCCGGCTGCGGGTCGGATTCTGCCGCGGTGACCACCACCGCAAATCGCGACGGCGACCATTGGGTGCTCAACGGCAACAAGATTTTCTGCACTTCGGGCTGGATGGCGGTCGAGAAGTCGGAAGGTTTCGTGGTGGTCTGGGCTACGGTGGACAAGAGCGCCGGTCGCCCCGGGATAAAGCCCTTCATTGTCGAGCATGGAACCCCCGGTATGTCGGTGGCGCGGTTGGAGAAAAAGCTCGGCATCCGGGTGAGCGACACGGCGGCGCTGGTTTTCGACAATTGCCGCGTGCCCGCCGACCATCTGCTCGGCAGCCCCGAGGTGAGGCGCGAGGGTGGCGGCTTCAAGGATGTGATGGCGACGTTCGATGCGACGCGGCCGATCGTCGCGGCGATGGCGATCGGCGTTGGTCGCGCGGCGCTCGACTTCGTGCGCGAGTTTCTCGCCGAGCAGAAGGTCGAGATTCGCTACGGGCTCTCGCCCCGGCGGCTGAGCACGGTCGAACGCGATTTCATGGAGATGGAGGTTCAGCTCAAGGCGGCGCGTCTGCTGACCTGGCGCGCGGCATGGATGCTCGACATGGGGATGCGCAACAGCCTGGAGGCCTCGATGGCCAAGGCCAAGGCGGGTCTCGCGGTCACGCAAATTACGCAGAAGGCGGTGGAATTACTGGGGCCGCTTGGCTACTCGCGGCGCTACCTGGTCGAAAAATGGATGCGCGACGCGAAGATCAATGACATTTTCGAGGGCACGCAGCAGATCAACATGATCATCGTGGCGCGGCGCATCCTGGAGTACTCGAGCAAGGAACTGAACTGA
- a CDS encoding OmpA family protein has product MTTEQRDYTIYGAVAGAAIGGGIGGGVFAADNSDNWPAVPAGIVGGAIIGGIIGYLIAPPPPPPPPPPPPPPPPPPPPPPPPPPPEKIILRGVHFDFDKSNIRPEDAAVLDEAAETLKSHPNVSIAVNGYCDAIGSVRYNLRLSERRSNAVVKYLADHGVAESRMTPHGFGKTDFVATNKTREGRAQNRRVELIPNQ; this is encoded by the coding sequence ATGACTACGGAACAGAGGGATTATACCATCTACGGCGCCGTCGCGGGCGCTGCGATTGGCGGCGGTATCGGCGGCGGCGTATTCGCAGCCGATAACAGCGATAACTGGCCCGCCGTCCCGGCCGGCATCGTAGGTGGTGCGATCATCGGCGGCATCATCGGCTATCTGATCGCGCCGCCTCCGCCGCCGCCTCCACCGCCACCGCCACCGCCACCGCCACCACCTCCTCCTCCTCCGCCTCCGCCGCCTCCGCCGGAGAAGATAATCCTGCGCGGCGTGCACTTTGACTTCGACAAGTCGAACATCCGCCCGGAGGATGCCGCAGTGCTAGACGAGGCGGCTGAGACTCTGAAGTCGCATCCGAACGTATCGATCGCAGTCAACGGCTACTGCGACGCGATCGGCTCGGTGCGGTACAATCTGCGACTATCCGAGCGCCGCTCCAACGCGGTGGTGAAGTATCTGGCAGATCACGGCGTGGCCGAGAGCCGTATGACCCCGCACGGCTTTGGAAAGACGGACTTCGTCGCGACCAACAAGACGCGCGAAGGGCGCGCCCAGAACCGCCGGGTCGAGCTGATCCCGAATCAGTAA